In Vibrio pomeroyi, the genomic window AGCTGCTCTAGACGGTCGAATCTTCAAGATGTTCATGGAACACATTGATTTCGAAAACGGTCTGGATGCATTCTCTGCTAGCTGGGTTACAGCACTTGAAGACGCTGAGTTCCTAGCAATCTTACGTTTACTTTTCCATCATATCGTTACTGCTGAAAGCGCACATGAGTTCGCGGCAAACGGTATTGATCGTCTATACAAACTGACTGAAACTCAGTTTGGTGATACTAGCGGTAAAGAACTAGAGTGGTTGATTGGTAAATCATTGATTCGTATGAGCCAATAATCAACACACAATGAAAGAAGCTCCTGAGGGGGCTTTTTTTGTGTCTATCGTTTGTGCTTTTGCTCTTTTTCTATCGTATTTACCGCTCTTTCTTCGTCTGCTTGTTTGTGTCCAACGGCGTTATTTCTAGTCTTTTTAACCGCTTACACTCATGCCCTTCCTTCGCACTTACTGTGAAAAGTTAGTAACCCTAATTGATAATGTTCACTTATAGAGCCTCAAACGCTCAGAGTGAGACGTTTTGGGGTTCATTGTTATGGTTGCCAATAAAATAAAGTTTAAGGCGAGAGAGAGGCTATGAGCCACAAAAAAGCCTCGATAAAATCGAGGCTTAGAATGACTTAACTGTTATTAGGAACGAATACTCAAAACGAATAGGTTCTAAATCGAGTCTATTGGGCGGGGTGAACCTGAGGGAAGCTCATGGTCGGGTGCTTTTCTACAATGCTTTTGTAGCCGTACACATCCTCGATCATCGAAGGTTCAAGCGCCTCCCAAGGGCTGCCATCGCAAACCACATTACCGTCTTTTAATACTACCAGTCGGTCAGAATACTGAGCGGCTAGGTTTAGGTCGTGCAAAACCACGATAACGGCGGCATTGTGGTTGTCGGCTAGCTCTCTCGCGATTTTTAAAGTGTTGTGCTGGTGGGCGAGATCCAGTGCTGATGTCGGTTCATCGAGCATTAAGATGCATTGGTCACCAGAGTGGTGAAGCTGAGTTAACACTCGAGCTAAGTGAACACGCTGTTTTTCACCCCCAGACAGGGAAGGGTAAAGTCTTTCACTCAGGTGAGTGACATCAGCCACATCCATTTTTTGACTAGCGATGCTCGTGAGTTGTTTGTTTGATTCTTGCAGAGGAATACCACCAAGCTCGACAACTTCGTGCGCCAGAAATGGGAAGGTTAACGTACTGTGTTGAGGAAGCATCGCCAAGTGTTTCGCTAACTTCTGCGAAGGCCATTTGTCTTTGGTGTGTCCAAAATACTGAATATCACCCGTGCTCGATATTTCCTGACACAAAGCTTTAAGCAGCGTACTTTTTCCTGCGCCGTTTGGCCCAAGCAGTGTGGTTACCTTTCCTGCTTCAATCTCAATAGAAACGCCATCTAAAATCACTTTGCTGCCGAACTTCACTTCGATATCGGTTGCTTTTAACGCTGCAGGAAACATTAAAGGATTCTCCCTTTCTGTTGGAATAGTAGATACAAGAAGAATGGAGCACCGATGATTGCGGTGACAATACCCACTGGCAACTCAGCTGGAGCCAGTGCCACACGAGAGAACATGTCGGCAGCCGTTAGTAGTAATGCGCCTAGAACCGCTGACAGGGGAAGCAGTACTCGATGATCTGGGCCCGCTAACATGCGACCTAAATGAGGGATAACCAGTCCGATAAAGCCAATCATGCCGGACAGGCTAACCGTGATACCAACGCCCGCAGCCGTCAGTAGAATCAGCTTTCGTTTTAGCTTTTGTACAGGTATGCCAAGGTGTTGCGCTTCTGATTCACCCAGTAATAGAGCATTCAAAGACATTGCTTGGCGGTAGAACACAACAAACAGACCAACGAGCGTAACTGCAGCAAGCAAAATACCCGACCACTTTGCGCCTGCCAGTGAACCCATCGACCATAGTGAAAGGTCACGCAGCATTTGGTCATCAGCAATGAAGTTTAAGAAGCCAATACCTGCGCCTGATAGTGCACTGATTGCCACACCTGCAAGCAACATGATGGTTACTGAGGTACCGAACTTGCCAGTACCAAGCTTGTAAACCAGCAGCGTGGTTAAGGCGCCGCCTAAAAAGGCAAACACAGGTACCGCTGCAAAGTTCATGAAGGCTGGGTATTGCAGTGAAAGCTCAGAGAACAAAACGATAGCCAGTGCAGCACCTAATGCTGCGCCCGCAGACACACCGATGATGCCAGGTTCGGCAAGTGGGTTTCGAAACAAACCCTGCATCACTGCACCACACAAGGCGAGGATCGCACCAATCAGCATGCACAAGATAGTTCTAGGTAAGCGGATCTCTTGAATCACTAAGTTGATGTGAGGTGCTAAGTCATTGTTTGGTTGAATTAAGCTTCTGGCGCTGTCGGCTAAGCTAATGTTCATTGGCCCAACAGTGATCGAGTACAGTGCGACGAAGGCTAGGGTAGCGCCTAGGCCTAACATCGATGTTTTCAGTGGGACGGATCGTAACAACATAAAGGGCCTCAATATCTATCGCTAACTTTAATCCCCTTCACCAACAGCGTGAGTCAGTTGGTGAGGGAAGCGAATTAGCGATAGCAGAAATAGGGTGGTCGAGTTATAGCGGGTAGATAAGTGCGTTTAAACGCTTTGCTTCAGAGAGGCTTTCTAGGCCAAGCCCGCCAACCAAAGCACTGCCATTGACGGTAATGATTTGCTTGTTCATACCTGCAGGCGTTGCCGCTAGCATAGGTAGTGATTTCAGGATGGCATCCGCACCGCCCATTTTTTGGTAACTACGGCCGCTTACCAAAATGACATCAGGTTGCATCTCAACGAGTGATTCCATTGAAAGTGGCTTGTAAGACGTTAGGCTCTGAGCTGCAGGGTTGATACCGCCAGCCAATTCGATGATTGCGTTTGGTGATGTTTCACCCCCAGCAACGTTCGCAGGGCGACCTTCATGGAGTAACAGGAATAGAACTTTCTTCGCTTCGTTGCTCGGTACCTGATTCGCTTTCAGTGCTGCAATTTTTTGATTCACTTCGGCTTTCACTTGTTGAGAGTGGTCTTCGGTATGAGTGATCTTTGCGATTTGGTCGATACGCTTTAACAGCCCTCCAACGTTTGCTTCAGTGTTCACGATCTCGACATCGACGCCTGCCGATTTTAATTGAGAAATCGCGTTGTCTGGTCCCATTTCATCAGAGCCAATCAATGTGGTTGGTTCTAGGGCAAGCAAACCTTCAGCAGACAGGTTTCTGTGGTAACCAATCTTTGGTAGATTTTCAGACTGAGGGAAGCGACTGGTTACATCGATACCTACCAATTGTTCTTCCGCGCCAAGCGCTAAAACTAATTCTGTAACAGCACTGCCGGCACTGATGATACGAGGTT contains:
- a CDS encoding heme ABC transporter ATP-binding protein gives rise to the protein MFPAALKATDIEVKFGSKVILDGVSIEIEAGKVTTLLGPNGAGKSTLLKALCQEISSTGDIQYFGHTKDKWPSQKLAKHLAMLPQHSTLTFPFLAHEVVELGGIPLQESNKQLTSIASQKMDVADVTHLSERLYPSLSGGEKQRVHLARVLTQLHHSGDQCILMLDEPTSALDLAHQHNTLKIARELADNHNAAVIVVLHDLNLAAQYSDRLVVLKDGNVVCDGSPWEALEPSMIEDVYGYKSIVEKHPTMSFPQVHPAQ
- a CDS encoding TetR/AcrR family transcriptional regulator yields the protein MPKRSKEDTEITIQKIMDAVVDQLLRLGYDKMSYTTLSQQTGVSRTGISHHFPKKTDFTAALDGRIFKMFMEHIDFENGLDAFSASWVTALEDAEFLAILRLLFHHIVTAESAHEFAANGIDRLYKLTETQFGDTSGKELEWLIGKSLIRMSQ
- a CDS encoding FecCD family ABC transporter permease; this encodes MLLRSVPLKTSMLGLGATLAFVALYSITVGPMNISLADSARSLIQPNNDLAPHINLVIQEIRLPRTILCMLIGAILALCGAVMQGLFRNPLAEPGIIGVSAGAALGAALAIVLFSELSLQYPAFMNFAAVPVFAFLGGALTTLLVYKLGTGKFGTSVTIMLLAGVAISALSGAGIGFLNFIADDQMLRDLSLWSMGSLAGAKWSGILLAAVTLVGLFVVFYRQAMSLNALLLGESEAQHLGIPVQKLKRKLILLTAAGVGITVSLSGMIGFIGLVIPHLGRMLAGPDHRVLLPLSAVLGALLLTAADMFSRVALAPAELPVGIVTAIIGAPFFLYLLFQQKGRIL
- a CDS encoding heme/hemin ABC transporter substrate-binding protein, with the translated sequence MNNLNVLNKLKTKTHLLSVAAMSLALTAPTAMANDVEQPRIISAGSAVTELVLALGAEEQLVGIDVTSRFPQSENLPKIGYHRNLSAEGLLALEPTTLIGSDEMGPDNAISQLKSAGVDVEIVNTEANVGGLLKRIDQIAKITHTEDHSQQVKAEVNQKIAALKANQVPSNEAKKVLFLLLHEGRPANVAGGETSPNAIIELAGGINPAAQSLTSYKPLSMESLVEMQPDVILVSGRSYQKMGGADAILKSLPMLAATPAGMNKQIITVNGSALVGGLGLESLSEAKRLNALIYPL